The Amblyomma americanum isolate KBUSLIRL-KWMA chromosome 5, ASM5285725v1, whole genome shotgun sequence genome window below encodes:
- the LOC144135155 gene encoding endothelin-converting enzyme 2-like: MVLLSGILRQPTINRALCLTEDCARHAALLTKYLNRTLDPCEDYAAFVCSAWEPAKTHIELARSAIDDLRFTWYKHFMDTLASGSLKISAGRKPLAMYDMCLKKFPYNASQMALIRDILHSQGLSWPEQPPKLQQPLTMFVAFSYKWLMSFWITVYVRHPRPSGRRHVFVSPGLYIPILLNHHRSVAQSYARYWQQFLLLFYPDLVDRPPMDENHINRIRIMEEYILTRLYQEVKSPRKKPALFSFKDIGSHLRNASTAEWVRDFQAGLLLQPELTADDQIIVTDIAFLATVTKLLDTYSTKQLNMHVSWLIMQYLTIAGDYSVLVRYYGSLETADKLLPIYCSHHVEVVFKVLISALGFFSRFTARDREAIDTGFNSLVSAAVDRINHSSWLDNESKIRARKKLSSVRAAIWPPTSLLNNETLEKIYANFPEKEPSYAHYWLSGRKAANTVNMTQGYDEALMLLGNHFPVYADYNYVYNVVKLAMATASPPAFYRNGTKGMLYGGLLFIMAMQLARAIDGEGIQWSANRTADENTILSSFSLQEFHAREKCQHGEGNSSVFPEVPAVEIAYAALTASLRDADWLIDIAPDLPEKKVFFMTLCYMTCASPGARNAISADCNKVVRNSDAFAEVYGCPKGSNMNPVKKCSFFS, from the coding sequence ATGGTCCTCTTAAGCGGCATCCTAAGGCAGCCTACGATCAACCGTGCACTCTGTCTCACCGAAGACTGCGCTCGGCACGCGGCACTCCTCACCAAATACCTCAATCGGACACTCGATCCTTGCGAAGACTACGCGGCGTTCGTGTGTTCGGCGTGGGAGCCTGCGAAGACGCACATCGAGCTGGCCAGATCGGCCATAGACGATCTGCGGTTTACGTGGTACAAGCACTTCATGGATACCCTGGCAAGCGGTTCGCTGAAGATCTCCGCAGGACGAAAGCCGCTGGCAATGTACGATATGTGCCTGAAGAAATTTCCGTACAATGCGTCCCAAATGGCGTTGATTCGAGACATTCTGCATTCGCAAGGTCTAAGCTGGCCGGAGCAACCGCCGAAATTGCAGCAGCCACTTACCATGTTCGTCGCATTTAGTTACAAGTGGCTAATGTCGTTCTGGATCACGGTTTACGTAAGACATCCGAGACCATCTGGCAGACGACATGTTTTCGTGAGTCCAGGCTTGTACATTCCCATTCTACTCAATCACCATCGGTCAGTTGCACAGTCTTACGCCAGGTACTGGCAGCAGTTCCTGCTCCTCTTTTACCCGGACCTTGTCGACCGACCTCCAATGGACGAAAACCACATTAACCGAATTCGTATCATGGAAGAATATATCCTCACCCGGCTCTACCAAGAGGTCAAGTCGCCTCGAAAGAAGCCAGCTTTGTTCTCCTTCAAAGATATTGGTTCCCACCTTCGGAATGCATCGACAGCCGAGTGGGTCCGAGACTTCCAGGCTGGTCTGTTACTCCAGCCGGAGTTGACCGCTGATGACCAGATTATTGTCACCGACATCGCATTCCTCGCGACTGTCACCAAGCTGCTGGACACGTACAGCACGAAACAGTTGAACATGCACGTATCGTGGCTGATAATGCAGTATCTTACTATTGCTGGTGACTACTCAGTCCTTGTACGTTACTACGGCAGCCTGGAGACGGCCGATAAATTGTTACCGATATACTGTTCACACCATGTAGAAGTCGTGTTCAAGGTCCTCATCTCCGCCCTCGGTTTTTTCAGCCGATTCACGGCCCGAGACAGAGAAGCCATCGACACCGGCTTCAATAGTCTCGTCTCAGCTGCTGTGGACAGGATCAACCACTCTTCTTGGTTAGATAACGAGAGCAAGATAAGAGCGAGAAAGAAACTCTCCTCGGTGAGAGCGGCGATTTGGCCCCCAACGTCGCTTCTCAACAACGAGACGCTGGAAAAAATCTACGCCAACTTTCCGGAGAAAGAACCCTCGTACGCCCACTATTGGTTGAGCGGACGTAAGGCTGCTAACACGGTGAATATGACGCAGGGATATGACGAGGCGTTAATGCTGCTGGGCAACCACTTCCCAGTCTACGCCGACTACAACTACGTCTACAACGTGGTGAAGCTAGCAATGGCGACCGCGAGCCCTCCAGCGTTCTACCGCAACGGGACCAAGGGCATGCTCTACGGTGGCCTCCTTTTCATCATGGCCATGCAGCTGGCCAGGGCAATAGACGGAGAAGGCATCCAATGGTCGGCCAACAGAACAGCGGACGAAAACACAATCCTGTCCAGTTTTTCTCTACAAGAATTCCACGCCAGAGAAAAATGCCAACACGGTGAGGGCAACAGCAGCGTCTTTCCGGAGGTTCCCGCCGTGGAAATTGCCTATGCCGCGCTGACGGCGTCGCTTCGAGATGCTGACTGGTTAATAGACATAGCGCCTGATCTTCCAGAAAAGAAGGTATTTTTCATGACGCTGTGCTACATGACGTGCGCCAGCCCTGGGGCCCGGAATGCCATATCGGCTGACTGCAACAAAGTCGTGCGCAACTCAGACGCTTTCGCTGAGGTGTACGGCTGTCCCAAAGGCAGCAACATGAACCCAGTGAAGAAATGTTCATTTTTTAGTTAG